The following proteins are co-located in the Triplophysa dalaica isolate WHDGS20190420 chromosome 2, ASM1584641v1, whole genome shotgun sequence genome:
- the taf5l gene encoding LOW QUALITY PROTEIN: TAF5-like RNA polymerase II p300/CBP-associated factor-associated factor 65 kDa subunit 5L (The sequence of the model RefSeq protein was modified relative to this genomic sequence to represent the inferred CDS: inserted 1 base in 1 codon) codes for MKRGRTEQIQNVVTQYLKRRQYIDTDGCLKGAKLSQSAEEMAASLTVQTETSCANVVSAAPCQSDPHQYESQFSRLRSFLQDAAAPWTKEVSGVLFPLFLYLHLDMARCGLKGSVDSFYXTFHSFFQQDPEQKAIVDLLKGVVSLQDVTSNPKLCSLRDHKYVVHMTDQAYNYLLRYLQSDDNSAICWVLSAHVQVEVTAVRRTDYQLYGTGLGVGNTTSSSTAVDGTEGTEPVEVTAGLPQNEAALDALQDCIKHVREGPPSLTTVCFYAFQHTDQLLNTAEVSADSRLLAAGFDNSSVKLWSLRARKLKAGPHKADVSKIRLACDLLEEEADDEEASGSEIKTLRAHSGPVYSTAFLTDGSGLVSCSEDSTVRFWDLNSFTNTVLYRGHAYSIWDVDVSPCSLYFATASHDRTTRLWSFARTYPLRLYAGHLSDVDCVKFHPNSNYIATGSTDKTVRLWSTQQGASVRLFTGHRGPVLSLAFSPDGKYLASAGEDQRLKLWDLASGTLFKDLRGHTDSINSLSFSPDSSLVASGSMDNSVRVWDIRNTHGTAPSDGSSSELIGQYTGNTSNILNVQFMACNLLLVTGTALEKQEQ; via the exons ATGAAGCGGGGCCGGACAGAACAGATCCAGAATGTCGTGACCCAGTACCTGAAAAGGAGACAGTACATAGACACAGACGGGTGTCTGAAGGGAGCCAAACTCTCCCAGTCTGCTGAAGAGATGGCTGCTAGTCTGACTG TTCAGACAGAGACCAGTTGTGCAAACGTGGTGTCCGCAGCCCCCTGTCAATCAGACCCCCATCAATACGAGTCCCAGTTCTCCAGACTGCGCTCCTTTCTGCAAG ATGCAGCGGCACCATGGACGAAAGAGGTGAGTGGCGTATTGTTTCCTCTCTTCCTCTACCTGCACTTGGACATGGCACGCTGTGGTCTGAAGGGGTCGGTAGACTCGTTCT GGACGTTTCATTCGTTCTTCCAACAAGACCCTGAGCAGAAAGCTATCGTGGATCTTCTGAAAGGAGTTGTTTCGCTGCAG GACGTGACCTCCAACCCCAAGCTGTGTTCTCTCCGGGATCACAAGTATGTGGTTCACATGACCGATCAAGCCTACAACTACCTGCTGCGATACCTTCAAAGCGATGACAACAGCGCCATCTGCTGGGTGCTCAGCGCACACGTACAG GTGGAGGTAACGGCAGTACGACGAACGGACTACCAGCTGTACGGGACGGGGCTCGGAGTGGGAAACACGACCTCCTCCTCCACCGCAGTGGATGGGACGGAGGGCACGGAGCCTGTAGAGGTCACAGCTGGGTTACCTCAGAACGAGGCGGCGTTGGATGCGTTGCAGGATTGCATAAAGCATGTGCGAGAGGGTCCGCCCTCGCTCACCACCGTTTGCTTTTACGCGTTCCAGCACACTGACCAGCTGCTCAACACTGCAGAGGTGTCGGCAGACAGCCGCCTTCTCGCCGCAGGGTTCGATAACTCGTCAGTGAAGCTCTGGAGCTTACGGGCGCGTAAGCTGAAGGCGGGGCCTCACAAGGCAGATGTGTCTAAGATCAGACTCGCCTGCGACCTGCTGGAGGAAGAG GCAGATGATGAGGAGGCCTCAGGCAGCGAGATTAAGACCCTGCGTGCTCACAGCGGCCCCGTGTACAGCACGGCGTTCCTGACGGACGGCTCCGGCCTCGTGTCCTGTTCGGAGGACTCCACCGTGCGCTTCTGGGATCTCAACAGCTTCACCAACACAGTCCTCTACCGTGGGCACGCCTACTCCATCTGGGACGTGGATGTCAGTCCCTGCAGCCTGTACTTCGCCACGGCGTCTCATGACCGCACCACCCGCCTCTGGAGCTTCGCACGCACGTACCCGCTCCGCCTCTACGCCGGGCACCTCTCCGACGTCGATTGCGTGAAATTCCACCCCAATTCCAACTACATTGCGACGGGTTCCACCGACAAAACCGTGCGCCTGTGGAGCACGCAGCAGGGGGCGTCCGTCAGGTTGTTCACGGGGCACCGGGGACCCGTGCTGTCGCTCGCCTTCTCCCCCGATGGAAAGTATTTAGCGTCTGCCGGTGAGGATCAGAGACTGAAGCTATGGGACCTCGCGTCCGGGACCCTGTTCAAAGACCTCCGGGGTCACACAGACAGCATCAACAGCCTTTCCTTTAGTCCCGACAGTAGTCTGGTTGCATCAGGGTCCATGGATAACTCTGTGCGGGTGTGGGACATACGAAACACACATGGCACCGCCCCGTCTGACGGCTCCAGCAGCGAGCTGATTGGACAATACACAGGGAACACTAGTAATATACTCAACGTGCAGTTCATGGCATGTAATCTGCTGCTTGTGACGGGCACAGCGCTGGAGAAACAAGAGCAGTAG
- the capn9 gene encoding calpain-9, whose translation MPYNSQYGQKIQAENTQGDGKTFEQLRQECLQKGKLFEDPDFPAVDTSLFYSEKVPVNFEWKRPKEICKDPQFIAGGATRTDICQGQLGDCWLLAAIASLTMYDDTLRRVVPHDQDFGRNYAGIFHFQFWQHNKWLDVVVDDRLPCVRNNLVFVHSADNTEFWSALLEKAYAKLNSSYEALKGGSTMEAMQDFSGGVGEMYETKKPPTDFFNILKKAVERGSMLGCSIDITSSAESEAQTSTGLVKGHAYSITGVEEVNCRGSKVQLIRVRNPWGQVEWNGRWSDNSKEWKGVDSADKNRLLNNALEDGEFWMEFEDFKANFDKAEICNLTPDCLVDDGKKKWEVSLFEGSWIRGTTAGGCRNYIDTFWTNPQFKIRLKDPDKGDNLCSVIVALMQKNRRRLRKEGLDMETIGFAIYEAANDEDQQGKDFFRYNGSKYRSRAYVNMREVSERFRLPPGNYLLVPTTFQPHQEADFLIRLFSENKAAAIEMGNTIQADLPDPPVPNPPEEETDEEKGLRRLFEQIAGSDMAISATELQQVLNAVLSRRKEVKFDGVSLSTCHSIINLMDVDNTGMLEFEEFKVFWDKLKKWIMLFLSFDTDRTGRMSAYELRTALNAAGMQLNNKILQLLGLRFMDANFDIDFDDYLTCIVRLENMFRVFQGFDKHKKGEINLNMQQFLFLSMNV comes from the exons ATGCCTTACAACAGCCAGTACGGACAGAAGATCCAGGCGGAGAACACGCAGGGCGACGGGAAGACGTTCGAGCAGCTGCGACAGGAATGTTTGCAGAAGGGAAAGTTGTTTGAGGATCCCGACTTCCCAGCGGTTGACACCTCACTCTTTTATAGTGAAAAGGTCCCGGTTAACTTTGAATGGAAGAGGCCGAAG GAAATATGCAAAGACCCACAGTTTATTGCTGGAGGAGCCACCAGGACCGACATTTGCCAGGGGCAGCTGG GAGACTGTTGGCTGTTGGCCGCGATTGCCTCTCTGACCATGTACGATGACACGCTGAGGAGAGTCGTGCCGCACGACCAGGACTTTGGTCGCAACTATGCTGGCATCTTTCATTTCCAG ttcTGGCAACATAACAAGTGGTTGGATGTTGTGGTGGATGACAGACTCCCTTGTGTTAGGAACAACCTGGTGTTTGTTCACTCCGCAGACAACACAGAGTTCTGGAGTGCACTTCTGGAGAAGGCCTACGCCAA GCTGAACAGCAGTTATGAAGCTCTGAAAGGGGGGAGCACCATGGAGGCCATGCAGGACTTCTCTGGTGGCGTGGGGGAGATGTACGAGACGAAGAAACCGCCGACTGACTTCTTCAACATCCTCAAGAAAGCTGTGGAGAGAGGATCCATGCTGGGCTGTTCCATCGAT ATCACAAGTTCTGCTGAGTCTGAAGCTCAAACCTCTACCGGTCTGGTTAAAGGCCACGCTTACTCCATCACTGGAGTGGAAGAG GTCAACTGCAGAGGATCCAAAGTCCAGCTCATCCGAGTCAGGAACCCCTGGGGTCAGGTGGAGTGGAACGGCCGCTGGAGCGACAA TTCCAAGGAATGGAAAGGAGTTGACAGTGCAGACAAAAATCGATTGCTTAACAATGCCCTGGAAGACGGAGAGTTCTG GATGGAGTTTGAAGACTTCAAAGCAAACTTCGATAAGGCCGAGATCTGTAATCTCACTCCAGATTGCCTGGTGGACGACGGTAAGAAGAAATGGGAGGTGAGCTTGTTTGAGGGCAGCTGGATCAGAGGCACCACTGCTGGCGGATGCAGGAACTACATCG ACACGTTCTGGACGAACCCCCAGTTCAAGATTCGACTGAAGGATCCCGATAAGGGTGACAATCTATGCAGTGTCATCGTGGCTCTCATGCAGAAGAACCGTCGTCGCCTCAGGAAAGAGGGGCTTGACATGGAGACCATCGGCTTTGCCATTTATGAG GCTGCAAATGATGAAGACCAACAGGGGAAAGACTTCTTCCGGTATAACGGCTCCAAATATCGCAGCCGTGCCTACGTCAACATGAGGGAGGTCTCCGAGCGCTTCAGACTCCCACCTGGAAACTATCTTCTGGTGCCTACCACCTTCCAGCCACACCAAGAGGCCGACTTCCTCATCCGCCTCTTCTCAGAGAACAAAGCTGCAGCCAT TGAGATGGGAAACACTATTCAGGCTGACCTTCCTGAT CCACCAGTACCGAATCCTCCTGAGGAAGAAACCGATGAGGAGAAAGGTCTGAGGAGATTGTTTGAGCAGATCGCTGGCTCG GACATGGCCATCAGTGCCACAGAATTACAGCAGGTGCTAAATGCAGTCCTGAGCAGAA GAAAAGAAGTGAAGTTTGATGGTGTGAGCCTCAGTACCTGTCACAGCATCATCAATCTCATGGAT GTCGATAACACAGGAATGCTGGAATTCGAGGAGTTCAAAGTCTTCTGGGACAAACTGAAGAAATGGATT ATGCTGTTCTTGTCTTTCGATACGGATCGTACAGGCCGCATGTCTGCCTATGAGCTCCGCACCGCTCTCAACGCAGCAG GGATGCAGTTGAATAACAAGATTCTTCAGCTATTGGGTCTCAGGTTCATGGATGCCAATTTTGACATTGACTTTGACGATTACCTGACCTGTATCGTTCGATTGGAGAACATGTTCA GGGTTTTCCAAGGATTTGACAAGCATAAGAAGGGTGAGATCAATCTAAATATGCAGCAG TTCCTGTTTTTGTCCATGAACGTCTGA
- the ltv1 gene encoding protein LTV1 homolog codes for MPHRKRKPFIDKKNAVSFHLVHRSQKDPLAADEKAPQHVLLHATKVDVEKRKEELQKFGVFFDDDYDYLQHMKDVSQTTALVSNPQVNRDARSRTTEDNDEEKTEEDVNRVPASITLPSSVFATDFEEEVGLLNKAAPISGPRLDMDPDIVAAMDEDFDFEDPENMLDDDFVLKANEVKDGEMGDDDDEWEDTDEEDDEEDDEDQDSTDNEGSREFMFGDCETKTRFTEYSMTSSVMRRNEQLTLLDDCFEKFYEQFDDDEIGALDNAELEGYIQPDSERLDEVIKDYFIQKEKEYQKPDQLGPPELPSVTEENEDEEVLEMETVVIEAPVERWDCETIISTYSNLYNRPKLIQDTPKSKPIKVSQKTGIPLDVLEKRGPTAKQVEKMERINESDLPKVSTQPRLREESAEERKARKQAIKMERKERRTEKKGNKLAFKQEKQMQEKQMVGLRANVQGMKLS; via the exons atg CCTCACAGAAAAAGGAAACCTTTCATCGATAAAAAGAATGCAGTTTCATTTCATCTGGTGCACAGAAGTCAGAAAGACCCGCTGGCTGCCGATGAGAAAGCGCCTCAACACGTGCTTTTACACGCTACTAAG GTAGATGTCGAGAAGAGGAAAGAAGAACTGCAGAAGTTTGGAGTGTTTTTCGACGATGACTACGATTATCTGCAGCATATGAAAGATGTGTCCCAGACCACAGCGCTGGTCTCCAACCCTCAAGTCAACAGAGATGCTCGATCGAGGACGACAGAGGACAACGATGAAGAGAAGACAGAGGAAGATGTCAACCGTGTTCCT GCCTCCATCACGCTTCCCTCTTCTGTGTTTGCCACGGATTTTGAAGAGGAAGTGGGTTTGTTAAACAAAGCCGCTCCTATTTCAG GGCCCCGTTTGGATATGGACCCTGACATCGTCGCTGCTATGGACGAGGACTTTGATTTTGAAGACCCTGAGAACATGTTGGACGATGACTTTGTCCTCAAGGCCAACGAAGTCAAGGACGGCGAAATGGG tgatgatgatgatgaatggGAGGACACGGACGAGGAAGATGACGAAGAGGATGATGAAGATCAAGACTCGACAGACAATGAAGGTTCCCGGGAGTTCATGTTTGGGGATTGTGAAACGAAGACTCGTTTTACGGAATACTCGATGACCTCATCGGTCATGAGAAGAAACGAGCAGCTCACGCTCTTGGACGATTGctttgaaaag TTTTACGAGCAGTTTGACGATGATGAGATCGGAGCACTGGATAACGCCGAGCTGGAGGGCTACATCCAACCAGACAGTGAGCGGCTGGACGAGGTCATCAAAGACTACTTCATCCAGAAAGAGAAGGA ATATCAGAAGCCGGATCAGCTGGGTCCTCCAGAGCTGCCCTCGGTAACAGAGGAAAACGAGGATGAGGAGGTGCTGGAGATGGAGACGGTGGTCATCGAGGCGCCTGTAGAGCGCTGGGACTGTGAGACCATCATCA GCACATATTCCAACCTGTACAACAGACCCAAACTCATCCAGGACACTCCTAAG TCTAAGCCAATCAAAGTGTCCCAAAAGACGGGCATTCCTCTGGACGTCCTGGAGAAAAGAGGCCCGACAGCCAAACAGGTGGAGAAAATGGAGAGAATCAACGAGTCGGACCTGCCCAAAGTGTCCACCCAGCCCCGCTTACGAGAAGAGAGCGCCGAGGAGAGGAAAGCTAGAAAACAGGCCATCAAAATGGAGAGGAAG GAGAGGAGGACGGAGAAGAAGGGAAACAAACTGGCGTTCAAACAGGAGAAACAGATGCAGGAGAAGCAGATGGTTGGCTTAAGAGCAAACGTTCAGGGTATGAAGCTCTCATAG
- the ifngr1 gene encoding interferon gamma receptor 1: MQFQVYIVALSFLVLGPGTKVDAQSLPPPSNVSIECDSYKVEVHWQYPHAIENVVFRVELKDMSGIEVHLTREHRMKLSNMLKTPAFNHYVVFVTAKQGDKTSKKSESEIFSFNELALSAIKCQLEFPEVKLSPKEGKLHLEFTNPLYLYENTPALRNNTDTDFDFKAESEEINKASNHCGMELKTCEVYFDFAEKREKYCLNLTGNIGQRHFKQKRECFSGDLTYYPPISTYLYPLLGVVLSLLFITVVILLLAKTCNEKIKKRAATGFPSFLDFKPTQTHLCRPLKIEPETVASDLQIEPITRDPAENNMLLEIDPNEQQSWDRQSSSVDSKNYNKYGVDGDLEIQDSGSSCDLDLGEMGNSCHNHTSRSMSDISAGYDCPHVFKLEMSPGDEVEGYRN, translated from the exons ATGCAGTTCCAGGTGTACATCGTTGCcttgtctttcttggtcttgggaCCCGGAACAAAGGTTGACG CTCAGAGCCTTCCTCCTCCCAGCAACGTGTCTATAGAGTGTGACAGCTATAAAGTTGAAGTACACTGGCAATATCCACATGCCATAGAGAATGTTGTCTTCCGGGTGGAGCTGAAGGATATGAGCGG GATTGAAGTTCACCTCACAAGAGAACATCGGATGAAACTATCTAACATGCTAAAGACTCCAGCGTTTAATCATTACGTTGTCTTCGTGACAGCAAAACAGGGTGACAAGACGTCAAAGAAATCCGAATCAGAAATATTCAGTTTCAATGAGCTCGCCTTGAGCGCTATTAAGT GTCAGTTGGAGTTTCCAGAAGTTAAACTGTCGCCAAAAGAGGGAAAACTTCACCTAGAGTTTACCAACCCTCTGTACCTGTACGAAAACACACCAGCTCTTCGCAATAACACGGATACGGATTTTGATTTTAAAGCTGAATCAGAAGAG ATCAATAAAGCGTCAAACCATTGTGGAATGGAGCTTAAAACATGTGAGGTATATTTTGACTTTGCCGAGAAGAGAGAAAAATACTGCCTCAACCTAACAGGAAATATCggacaaagacattttaagcaGAAGAGAGAGTGTTTCAGTGGAGACTTGACATACT ACCCCCCGATCTCCACATACCTGTATCCATTGCTGGGAGTTGTTTTATCATTGCTGTTTATAACCGTTGTTATATTGTTGCTGGCAAAGACATGCAACGAGAAAATAAAGAAGAGAGCAGCGACTGGTTTTCCCTCATTCTTG GATTTCAAGCCAACGCAAACACACCTCTGCAGACCTTTAAAAATTGAGCCTGAAACCGTGGCGAGTGATCTTCAAATCGAACCGATCACTCGCGACCCTGCTGAGAACAACATGTTATTAGAGATCGACCCCAATGAGCAGCAGTCGTGGGATAGGCAGAGTTCTTCCGTCGACTCAAAGAACTACAACAAATATGGCGTAGACGGTGACCTGGAGATCCAAGATTCCGGATCCTCCTGTGATTTAGATTTAGGAGAAATGGGCAACAGCTGTCACAACCACACAAGCAGGTCCATGAGCGACATATCTGCAGGATACGACTGTCCACACGTCTTCAAACTAGAGATGAGTCCAGGAGATGAAGTAGAAGGTTACAGAAACTAG
- the LOC130436356 gene encoding small integral membrane protein 28-like, with protein sequence MRRLLDSSWMKFGPAGRDDWVSGSPTPPTVEQLQGYHWNELSTENDVKTEIILYVVIPLATFIVCGVAFVFFYRRFKGSKLGLTNIIALDLLDPERNIEILSSLTGNAERLNSTSSDVSDGVFLMVYLPPPYEETLTKITRAASLTSGKDVESVRCEDLEAKLCPEIKSSGEYV encoded by the exons ATGCGAAGATTGTTGGACAGCAGTTGGATGAAGTTTGGACCAGCTGGAAGAGATGACTGGGTGTCGGGGTCCCCCACACCGCCTACTGTGGAACAGCTGCAG GGTTACCACTGGAACGAGCTTTCGACAGAAAACGATGTGAAAACGGAGATTATACTGTACGTCGTTATCCCGCTTGCCACTTTCATCGTTTGCGGAGTCGcgtttgtctttttttaccGGAGATTCAAGGGGAGCAAGCTCGGACTCACCAACATCATCGCTCTGGACCTGCTGGACCCGGAGCGCAACATAGAGATCCTCTCATCCCTCACGGGGAACGCGGAACGATTAAACAGCACCAGCTCAGACGTTTCGGACGGGGTCTTCCTCATGGTTTACCTCCCGCCACCCTACGAGGAAACCCTGACAAAGATCACCCGCGCCGCTAGCCTTACTAGCGGCAAAGACGTGGAGTCCGTAAGGTGTGAAGACCTTGAAGCCAAACTGTGTCCTGAGATCAAGTCGAGCGGTGAATACGTCTGA